The Thermoplasmatales archaeon genomic interval AGAAACAGTTTATGGTCAATTACAAGATATCTTAAATATAAAAATAGAACCAGCACCTGATGAGTGGGATAGACTTTATAATGTAGACTTTTTTATTAGAATTAATGATAAATATATTGGGTTACAAATAAAACCAGTTACATTTGAACACGCGCCAGAATTCGCTACTAAATGGAAAGAGGCGTATAAATTCTCTCACGAGAAATTCACAAAAAAGTTCGGTGGAAAAGTTTTCATTATATTATCTGTAACAAAGGATAAAAAGAAAATTATATTCAACACTGAAGTTATTAATGAAATTAAAAACGAAATTAATAAGCTCAAATCAACATTAAGATGATAAAAAATATTTTGATTACTGGC includes:
- a CDS encoding MjaI family restriction endonuclease, producing MAKEWILNMANGRWGLTKKNRVGPVAFWIRECGPKEISEWENYYFQKLDEFLKHKEINLQPMEYLESLGKTLYTKVTEVLRSEIDEVTEEDCIRYIKNLVIKRTFDGYLTEKETVYGQLQDILNIKIEPAPDEWDRLYNVDFFIRINDKYIGLQIKPVTFEHAPEFATKWKEAYKFSHEKFTKKFGGKVFIILSVTKDKKKIIFNTEVINEIKNEINKLKSTLR